A stretch of the Lactuca sativa cultivar Salinas chromosome 9, Lsat_Salinas_v11, whole genome shotgun sequence genome encodes the following:
- the LOC111877063 gene encoding monosaccharide-sensing protein 2, whose translation MNGAALVAIIVTIGNLLQGWDNATIAGAVVYIKKELTLGSTIEGLVVAMSLIGATLITTCSGPVSDLFGRRPMLILSAFFYFISGLIMLWSPNVYVLLLARLIDGFGVGLAVTLTPIYISETAPSEIRGLLNTLPQFTGSGGMFFAYCMVFGLSLMASTSWRLMLGVLSIPSLLYFVLAILYLPESPRWLVSKGKMGEAKKVLQRLRGREDVSGEMALLVEGLAVGGDTSIEEYMIGLDNEDTQDQDPMAHKDSIKLYGSQAGLSWIAKPVTGQSTMGLVSRAGSMVNSSIPLMDPLVTLFGSVHENQPESGSMRSMLFPNFGSMFSTTAGPQVKDSDQWDEASSQNEGEGYQTDGGDDSDDNLHSPLISRQTTSMVGPHGGSNTGETTSGMGIGGGWQLAWKWSEREGEDGTKEGGFKRIYLHQEAAARGGSRRGSLVSLPGSGGNVAVEGEYVQASALVSQPALYSKELMAQPPVGPAMIHPSESASKTPLWSALVDPGVSRALLVGVAIQMLQQFSGINGVMYYTPQILEQAGVSVLLSSLGLGSDSASFLISAFTTLLMLPCIAIAMRFMDIAGRRTLLLTTIPVLIASLIILVLGNTIKMGSVIHAVISTVCVVVYFCCFVMAYGPVPNILCSEIFPTRVRGICIAICALVFWICDIIVTYSLPVMLTSIGLAGIFGIYAIVCVISWVFVFLKVPETKGMPLEVITEFFAVGARQAAAAKSE comes from the exons ATGAATGGGGCTGCATTAGTTGCTATCATTGTCACAATTGGCAATCTTTTACAGGGTTGGGATAATGCTACAATTGCAG GAGCTGTAGTTTACATAAAGAAGGAGCTAACTCTGGGAAGTACCATAGAAGGTCTTGTTGTTGCCATGTCACTAATCGGGGCGACCCTTATCACAACTTGCTCCGGACCCGTATCCGATTTGTTTGGTCGAAGGCCCATGCTAATACTCTCAGCTTTCTTTTACTTCATCAGTGGCTTAATAATGCTTTGGTCACCAAACGtctatgttcttcttctagctaGGCTTATAGATGGATTTGGAGTTGGTTTAGCTGTCACTTTAACCCCCATTTATATTTCTGAAACTGCCCCTTCAGAAATAAGGGGATTGTTAAATACGCTCCCTCAGTTCACAGGCTCAGGTGGAATGTTCTTTGCATATTGTATGGTGTTTGGGTTGTCTTTAATGGCTTCAACAAGCTGGCGATTAATGTTGGGTGTGCTTTCTATTCCTTCTCTTTTGTATTTTGTTTTGGCGATTTTATATTTGCCTGAATCTCCTCGGTGGCTTGTGAGCAAAGGAAAAATGGGAGAGGCCAAAAAGGTCTTGCAAAGATTACGTGGCCGGGAAGATGTTTCAG GCGAAATGGCGTTGCTGGTGGAAGGTTTAGCGGTTGGAGGTGACACATCAATAGAAGAATACATGATTGGTCTGGACAATGAAGATACCCAAGATCAAGATCCAATGGCTCATAAGGATTCAATCAAGTTATATGGATCCCAAGCGGGTCTCTCATGGATAGCGAAACCGGTCACCGGTCAGAGCACAATGGGTCTGGTTTCTCGGGCAGGAAGTATGGTGAATTCGAGTATTCCATTAATGGATCCTCTTGTCACCCTCTTTGGTAGTGTTCATGAAAATCAACCCGAATCAGGAAGTATGAGAAGCATGTTGTTTCCAAATTTTGGTAGCATGTTCAGCACCACCGCAGGGCCTCAGGTGAAAGACTCCGATCAGTGGGATGAAGCGAGTTCACAGAATGAAGGTGAAGGGTACCAAACGGACGGTGGAGATGACTCCGATGACAATCTTCATAGTCCGTTGATTTCCCGGCAAACAACCAGCATGGTGGGTCCACATGGCGGTAGTAACACCGGAGAGACAACTTCCGGCATGGGGATTGGCGGTGGGTGGCAGTTGGCATGGAAGTGGTCGGAAAGAGAAGGTGAAGATGGAACAAAAGAAGGTGGGTTTAAGAGAATATATTTGCATCAAGAAGCCGCGGCTCGTGGTGGGTCCCGCCGTGGGTCGCTTGTTTCGCTTCCCGGAAGCGGCGGTAATGTTGCGGTTGAAGGAGAGTATGTGCAAGCTTCGGCTCTAGTCAGCCAGCCTGCTCTTTATTCAAAGGAGCTCATGGCTCAACCCCCTGTGGGACCCGCAATGATTCACCCGTCAGAAAGTGCTTCGAAAACGCCATTGTGGTCTGCGCTTGTTGACCCGGGGGTTTCACGGGCTTTATTGGTCGGGGTTGCGATCCAAATGCTTCAACAG TTTTCGGGAATAAATGGGGTTATGTACTACACGCCTCAAATCCTCGAGCAAGCGGGTGTCAGTGTTCTCTTATCCAGCCTCGGGCTCGGTTCCGATTCTGCTTCCTTTCTTATTAGTGCATTCACAACTCTTCTAATGCTTCCATGTATTGCAATAGCCATGAGGTTCATGGATATTGCGGGGAGAAG GACTCTCTTGTTGACCACGATTCCTGTACTGATAGCATCTCTCATTATCCTTGTCCTCGGGAACACCATCAAGATGGGATCGGTAATCCATGCGGTGATTTCAACCGTATGTGTTGTTGTCTACTTTTGTTGCTTTGTGATGGCATATGGCCCAGTCCCTAACATTTTGTGTTCGGAGATTTTCCCGACACGAGTTCGTGGAATCTGCATTGCTATATGTGCGCTAGTCTTCTGGATATGTGATATTATTGTGACATATTCATTGCCAGTGATGCTCACTTCAATCGGGTTGGCGGGCATTTTTGGAATTTACGCCATCGTGTGTGTCATTTCATGGGTGTTTGTGTTTTTAAAGGTCCCGGAAACAAAAGGGATGCCATTAGAAGTCATCACCGAGTTTTTTGCTGTTGGAGCAAGGCAGGCTGCTGCAGCCAAGAGTGAGTGA
- the LOC111878784 gene encoding uncharacterized protein LOC111878784 — MMLEVDGGFTTLQKCVATIHLMAMRESPDTMDDYMRMSERTARESLYTLSRGVVETFGDVYLRKPSLHDLQELYVAHEERHGFPRMIGSIDCIHWKWKNCPVAWKGQYASGHHGSPSLVLEAVASQDLWILHAFFGVAGSNNDVNVLDQSPIFDDLLNGKAPDAPFTVNGNEYKCGYYLTDGIYPQYSTFVKTFRHPVE; from the coding sequence ATGATGCTAGAGGTAGACGGGGGGTTTACAACGTTGCAGAAATGTGTTGCGACCATTCATTTGATGGCTATGAGGGAGTCACCCGACACCATGGACGACTATATGAGAATGTCCgaaagaaccgcaagagagagtttGTATACATTGTCAAGGGGTGTTGTTGAAACTTTTGGAGACGTGTATTTGCGGAAACCTTCGTTGCATGATTTGCAAGAATTGTATGTGGCGCATGAAGAACGCCATGGGTTTCCCAGAATGATTGGAAGCATTGATTGCATACATTGGAAATGGAAAAATTGTCCGGTAGCCTGGAAAGGGCAATATGCAAGTGGTCATCACGGATCACCTTCGTTGGTGTTAGAGGCTGTCGCTTCTCAAGATTTATGGATTTTGCATGCATTTTTTGGGGTTGCGGGTTCCAACAACGATGTCAACGTTCTTGATCAGTCGCCAATATTCGACGATCTTTTGAATGGAAAAGCCCCGGATGCTCCTTTCACGGTGAATGGAAACGAATACAAATGTGGGTATTACCTTACAGACGGAATATATCCTCAGTATTCCACATTCGTGAAGACATTCCGCCACCCAGTTGAATAA